One part of the Bacillus sp. FJAT-27916 genome encodes these proteins:
- the trhO gene encoding oxygen-dependent tRNA uridine(34) hydroxylase TrhO: MSKYRVLLYYYYTPIEEPVEFAAEHLAFCKEIGLKGRILVANEGINGTVSGDYEQTQAYMEKMQNDPRFKDIVFKIDEADGHAFKKMHVRPRPELVNLSLEDDINPNELTGRYLSPKEFFEGLQDENTIVLDARNDYEYELGHFRGSIKPDIRNFRELPQWVRDNKDMFEGKKILTYCTGGIRCEKFSGWLVREGFEDVGQLHGGIATYGKDPEVKGQLWDGQMYVFDERIAVPINQVEHVVVGRDFFTGEPCERYVNCANPECNDQILCSEENEHKYMRSCSHECRTHPRNRYIVEHGLTDEEVKERLAKLETSSVS; the protein is encoded by the coding sequence ATGAGTAAGTACAGAGTATTGCTGTATTATTACTACACTCCCATTGAGGAGCCGGTAGAATTTGCAGCGGAGCATTTGGCCTTTTGTAAGGAGATTGGCCTAAAGGGCCGAATCCTCGTCGCCAATGAAGGCATAAACGGTACCGTGTCCGGGGATTACGAGCAGACACAGGCCTATATGGAGAAGATGCAAAACGACCCGCGCTTCAAGGATATCGTCTTTAAGATCGATGAAGCAGACGGACACGCATTTAAGAAAATGCACGTGCGCCCGCGTCCGGAGCTTGTCAATTTAAGCTTAGAGGATGACATCAATCCGAATGAATTGACTGGACGATATTTAAGCCCGAAGGAATTCTTTGAAGGCTTGCAGGATGAGAACACAATTGTCCTGGATGCACGGAATGATTATGAATATGAGCTTGGCCATTTCCGCGGCTCCATCAAACCGGATATCCGCAATTTCCGTGAGCTTCCGCAATGGGTGCGTGATAACAAAGACATGTTTGAAGGCAAGAAAATCCTGACCTACTGCACAGGCGGAATCCGCTGTGAGAAATTCTCCGGCTGGCTCGTGCGTGAAGGCTTCGAGGATGTCGGCCAGCTTCATGGAGGCATCGCCACTTACGGGAAGGACCCAGAGGTAAAAGGCCAGCTATGGGACGGACAAATGTATGTCTTCGACGAACGGATTGCCGTGCCAATCAACCAAGTCGAGCATGTCGTCGTAGGCCGTGACTTCTTCACAGGAGAACCTTGCGAACGCTACGTGAATTGCGCCAACCCTGAGTGCAATGACCAAATCCTCTGCAGTGAAGAGAATGAGCATAAATATATGCGCAGCTGCAGCCACGAATGCCGCACACATCCACGCAACCGCTATATTGTCGAGCATGGATTAACGGATGAGGAAGTAAAGGAACGCCTAGCTAAGCTTGAAACATCATCTGTCAGCTGA
- a CDS encoding TetR/AcrR family transcriptional regulator — MPSHLSNRERAKKKRRETILKAAENLFLHQGIDNTTMDEIAKEAEIGIATLFRYFPKKELIIQEVATAKLRILLGALKEIEECTSTCMEMMTAVMDFFIDQMAEQDGAMPKLLDNFVNYKAVAIDSFDDLNMYNEMRDEISIVFTRMIETRKNDGTIKQELRAAQIISTILSNFSVFTFKLSLKGNEDLPAPEITSEEQLVIMKRIFLDYLKP, encoded by the coding sequence ATGCCCAGCCATTTAAGCAATAGAGAACGAGCTAAGAAGAAACGAAGAGAAACCATATTGAAAGCGGCAGAAAACTTATTCCTCCACCAAGGAATCGACAATACAACGATGGATGAGATTGCGAAGGAGGCTGAGATTGGAATTGCCACCCTTTTCCGGTACTTTCCGAAGAAGGAGCTCATTATCCAGGAGGTGGCGACGGCAAAGCTCCGCATCCTATTGGGTGCCCTAAAGGAGATTGAGGAATGTACCTCCACCTGCATGGAGATGATGACGGCTGTCATGGATTTCTTTATCGACCAAATGGCCGAGCAAGACGGTGCCATGCCGAAGCTGCTCGATAATTTCGTCAACTATAAAGCCGTCGCAATCGATTCATTTGATGACCTGAATATGTACAATGAAATGCGGGATGAAATATCCATCGTGTTTACTCGAATGATTGAAACCCGCAAGAATGACGGTACGATCAAGCAAGAGTTGCGTGCTGCCCAAATCATATCGACGATTCTGAGTAATTTCTCTGTATTCACCTTTAAGCTTTCTCTGAAAGGAAATGAGGATTTGCCGGCGCCTGAAATAACGTCTGAGGAGCAATTAGTCATCATGAAACGCATCTTCCTTGATTATTTAAAGCCTTGA
- a CDS encoding FAD-binding protein: MPARKPEKWDREVDVVIMGTGGAALTAAITAHDQGLKVLVLEKTHQIGGTTAFSGGVPWIPMNRYMKEAGIEDTREDALKYIRRITGGKEPNPDLLETYVDNAYKAIDYLHENTPVRFAVPKGYPEYFGYFDGTKTGRSLDPLPYDMNEIGEYGALIRNNPAFPPLTLEEGGAKGGIDFMKIAERMENNIVTMGRSLIASMVKGCLDRDIEIILETPGKELVLNDEGDVIGLVAEQGDKKIYIGTSKGVIMGSGGFEWNKELIKTFLKGEITHPLTPWGNEGDGLIMAMEAGASLGNMSEAWWYPAMQDPTFEYEDRVMNQLGGSGRFGPNSIFVNSKGKRFVHEGTTYNDLPKAFHHYDPVNVEWPNEKNNWMVFDQQLKDRTMIITMMPGEEAPDWVPQAESIRELAEKINIDPDALEETVNRWNAQVEAGEDTDFHRGTTFFEGLEIGGGTAERNLGKIEKGPFYAVPVYYGSLGTNGGPRINENGQVLNHRGKTIKGLYAAGNAAMGIFGQAYVSAGGTIGPAITFGYLAGLAIGKAE; this comes from the coding sequence ATGCCAGCGAGAAAACCAGAGAAATGGGATCGCGAAGTTGACGTTGTAATCATGGGAACAGGCGGTGCAGCTTTAACCGCTGCTATCACGGCACATGATCAAGGGTTAAAAGTACTAGTATTAGAGAAAACACATCAAATCGGCGGAACGACAGCCTTTTCAGGCGGAGTGCCTTGGATTCCGATGAACCGCTACATGAAGGAAGCGGGAATCGAGGATACACGAGAGGATGCCTTGAAATATATTCGCAGAATCACTGGAGGAAAAGAACCAAATCCAGACCTTCTTGAAACATATGTTGATAACGCTTACAAAGCAATTGATTACTTGCATGAAAATACACCGGTCCGGTTCGCTGTACCGAAAGGCTACCCTGAGTATTTTGGGTATTTCGATGGAACGAAGACTGGTCGTTCACTCGATCCGCTTCCATATGACATGAATGAAATCGGGGAATACGGTGCTTTAATTCGAAATAACCCGGCATTCCCTCCATTGACTCTTGAAGAAGGCGGAGCAAAGGGCGGCATTGACTTCATGAAGATTGCCGAGCGGATGGAAAACAATATCGTTACAATGGGACGTTCTCTTATTGCCTCCATGGTGAAGGGCTGCTTGGACCGGGATATCGAGATTATTCTTGAAACACCAGGGAAAGAGCTTGTCTTAAACGATGAGGGAGACGTAATCGGACTTGTCGCAGAGCAAGGGGATAAGAAAATCTACATCGGTACATCTAAAGGCGTTATCATGGGCTCCGGCGGATTCGAGTGGAATAAAGAACTGATTAAGACGTTCTTAAAAGGGGAAATCACGCATCCGCTTACTCCTTGGGGTAACGAGGGTGACGGGCTGATTATGGCAATGGAGGCAGGCGCATCACTTGGGAATATGAGTGAAGCCTGGTGGTATCCAGCCATGCAGGACCCAACATTCGAATATGAGGACCGTGTCATGAACCAATTGGGCGGCAGCGGACGTTTCGGCCCGAACAGTATTTTCGTCAATAGCAAGGGTAAACGCTTCGTCCATGAAGGGACTACTTATAATGATCTTCCAAAAGCTTTCCATCACTATGACCCAGTCAATGTGGAATGGCCGAATGAGAAGAACAACTGGATGGTCTTTGACCAGCAGTTAAAGGACCGCACAATGATTATTACGATGATGCCGGGCGAAGAGGCTCCTGATTGGGTGCCGCAGGCCGAAAGCATTCGTGAATTGGCGGAGAAAATCAATATTGACCCAGATGCTCTTGAGGAAACGGTGAACCGTTGGAACGCTCAGGTTGAAGCAGGCGAGGATACGGATTTCCACCGCGGTACAACCTTCTTTGAAGGGCTTGAAATTGGCGGAGGAACAGCAGAACGGAATTTAGGCAAGATTGAAAAAGGCCCATTCTACGCAGTGCCTGTCTACTATGGTTCATTAGGCACAAACGGCGGACCGCGCATCAATGAAAACGGCCAAGTACTCAACCATAGAGGAAAGACCATTAAAGGATTGTATGCAGCCGGAAATGCCGCAATGGGTATCTTTGGACAAGCATATGTCAGTGCCGGCGGGACAATTGGACCAGCTATCACATTCGGCTATCTTGCCGGACTTGCTATCGGCAAGGCAGAGTAA